The following is a genomic window from bacterium.
TACTCCACACCTCTTTCACTAAACATAATAGACAGGTATTTTCAGAAAAAGAAAGAGTTATCGTTTCTAAACAACAAAATATAAAGCAACACTCAAATGTTTTTTTAATGAGTAAAAGGGGATTCTTAGATATGTCTTACTACAACAAATTGCTTTCTTCTATAAAAACCTTAAACCCTGGCACCAAATATTTTATCAACCAAATTTTTAATAAAAAACAGTGTGCTTTTATGGAAGAAACTGTAGAACTTCTCCAAAAAATTAACGAGAAAGAAGAGGCAACAAAACTTCTTACCAAAGAAGATATGCAACAAAAAATAGAAGAGATAAGAGAAGCGCTTATGCAAGAAGATATTGATGAGAATCCGCTTCTTGTTGAAAGTTTCGCTCTTGTGCGTGAGGCTGCTCGTAGAACTCTCGATATGCGCCATTTTGATGTCCAGATTATAGGTGGTATTGTACTCCAGAAAGGTAATATGGCTGAGATGACAACAGGAGAAGGTAAAACACTTGTTGCAACTCTACCTCTTGTGTTTAACTCTTTACGTAAAAAAGGGTGCCACCTTGTTACTGTTAACGATTATCTTGCTAAAAGAGATACCCAATGGATGGGTCCTATATTTCACTACCTTGGTTTAAGCGTTGGTAGTATCATCTCTCATAAAGAGGTTAAAGGCCCTTTTGCAACAACAGCGTTTATGTTTGACCCAACGTATCTTCCAGCCGACTCAAGATTTTTAAATTTACGTCCTGTCTCCAGACAAGAAGCGTACCAATGTGATATCACTTACGGTGTCGGTAGTGAGTTTGGTTTTGACTACCTAAGAGATAATATGGCTATCAACAAAGAGTCTCAGGTGCAGAGAGACCTATACTTTGCTATCATAGACGAGGTAGATTCTATACTTATTGATGAAGCAAGAACACCGTTAATTATATCTGGTCCTTCAGAAGAAGCGCCTCAACTTTATTATGAGATAGACCGTCTGGTAAGAAAACTCGATAAAGATATGGACTTTACCGTTGACGAAGAAGGACAGACAGCGTCACTAACAGACCAGGGTATTCAAAAATGTGAAAGATTAATGTCTATCCAAAACCTTTATGATGGAGCTCATACTGAACGGGTCCACCATATAAACCAAGCTCTTAGAGCACACACTTTCTTTAAAAGAGATAAAGAGTATATTGTAAAAGATGGTCAGGTAATCATTGTGGACGAGTTTACAGGAAGAATTATGCCAGGCCGAAGATGGAGTGATGGTTTACACCAGGCAATAGAAGCTAAAGAAGGAGTGAAAATTGAAAGTGAAAATCAGACCCTTGCTACCATCTCTTTTCAGAACTATTTTAAACTTTACGATAGAATCGCTGGAATGACAGGCACAGCTCTGACTGAATCTGTTGAATTTAAAGAAATTTATAAAGTCGATGTTATTGCTATCCCTACCAATAAGGAACCTCTCAGAACCCAATTTGATGATGAAATTTATCAGACAGAAAGAGATAAATTTAATGCTATTGTCAACTCTATAGAAGAATTACATAGCCAACAAAGGCCTGTGCTTGTTGGAACTATTTCAATAGAAAAAGCTGAACTTTTAAGTAGGTTCTTAAAAAGAAAAAATATTCCCCACCAGGTTTTGCATGGAAAAAACCATGAAGCCGAAGCAGCAATTATAGCACAGGCAGGAAGACCTAAAGCTGTTACTATTGCAACACAGATGGCAGGAAGAGGAGTAGATATTATATTGGGCGGAAACCCTGAAATACTTGCAAGAGAGGAGACTATCAGAACCATTTGGCATAAAAAACAAACAACTGATGCTTCCACTACAGGTACCGGGAAAGCCTTTGCTTCTGTTTTAATTGAAATTGAAGATAGGTATAAAACAGCGTTAACAGAGATAGAGAAACAGTTTGAAGAAGTGCTATCAAAGTTAAAGACCTCACTTGATGAAACAGGGGTAAGATTTGAAAACCTTGATAAAACAGCTCAAGAAAGGTTTGAAGAGACCATATTTACACATTATGGTGGTTCTACCTATGACAGATACAAGAAACGTTTGTACCAGTTGAAAGATAAACACGATAAAGCGTCGGACTCTTTATTTGTTGCCCAGCAAGAATTTAAAGACGACTCAAAATTAAAAGATTTTAAAGAGAACGCAGGCAGAACCTACCGAGAATATAGAACATATAGAGCCAATTTAAAAGCACGGTTTAATATTGTAACATACGATGATATCGAAGAACTAAGGAATAAATTTACAGAAGTCTTAAACAGTTCTCAGGAAGAAGAAGAACATAAAAAAAGTTTATTGAATGCAATTGCTCTATTTCATCAACAACTTGAAAACTATACACAGACCCTAAACACTTCGTTTGCAGATATTTTAGAGAAGGTTGACTCTTCGACCTGGAATAAAAACTTTGCAGCTTATATGGATTTTCTGGAAAATTTTCGCCAACAACTTGAATCAGGTAGCAAAAAATTTAAAGATGTATTAGATAATTTTCTCAAGCAAGAGAGCCCTATATATTACACTTTTTTAGATACAAAAGAATCAAAAGAAAGAGCATTAAAAGCAACTCTATTAGAAGAAAATTACGAACAGGCGATTAAAGAGCATCAAGAAGCCAAAGACCAGCATGATAAACAACTTGCCCTTTATAATCAAGCGCTTGCTGATGCACGTGAAATATATGAGAAAGAACGTAGTGAATACGAAGAAGAGTGGCAGAAAGCAAGAGAAGAACTTGAAAAAACACCTAAAGAATTTGCAGGAATCTATGAACAATTGCTTGAAAAATATAAAGAACCTTGGTTAGAAAGCCACAAACAAGTTGTTTCTGCAGGAGGTTTACATGTTATTGGGAGCGAAAGATATGAAGCTCGCAGAATAGATAACCAATTAAAAGGGCGTGCAGGCAGACAGGGCGACCCAGGTTCTTCTCACTTTTTTTTATCAATAGAAGACGACCTTTTACGGATATTTGGTTCTGAAAGAATGACAGGTATAATGGGAAAACTGCCTGAAGGTGAAACAATAAAACATCCACTAATAAATAAGATGATAAATAATGCGCAAAAAAAAGTGGAGGCACGTAATTTTGAAATAAGAAAACAATTGTTAGAATTTGACGATGTGTTAAACGAACAGAGATTGATTATATACTCTCTACGTCAAGATGTCTTAGACAATAAAAATATAGACGGATATATATCAGATTTTATACAAGAAACTATTTATAATATAATAGAAGAATCTATGAGTTTACAAGTTAAGCCTTTATTATGGAATACTGAAAATGTTAAAATATCTCTATTAAATATTTTTGGGCTTCAAATTGAAGGTATTGTAACAGATCAGATAACCAATCCAGTACTCTGGAGAGATGAGTTTAAAGAACAACTTGTAGGTCAAGTTACTGAACTATATAAGGCGAAAAGAGAAACATTGGGTACACCATTTGAAGAGATACAAAAACTAATCATTTTACAGGTTATTGATAACAGATGGAAGGCACACCTAAAACTTATAGACGAACTTAGAGAAGGTATCAATTTAAGGGCTTACGCACAGAGAGACCCCCTAATAGCATACAAACATGAGGGGTATCAAGAGTTCCAAGAGATGCTTGCTTCAATAAGGAAAGAGATACTCTCTTACTTATTAAAAATACAAATCTCAGCTGATGCAAAAGTGCCTATAAAGCGAGGTTCTACACCTCCACAGGTAGCTTATGACCATAAAACATTTGGTCAATTTGATGTTTTAAGTAGCAAAAAAGAAGAAACTCAAACTGCCACTTTAAATACTAAAGAGGCACAACCAGAACTCCAAACAGTCGAAAATACAACTTACGTAAGGACTCAAGATAAGGTTGGTAGAAATCAACCTTGTCCCTGCGGAAGTGGAAAAAAGTATAAACGTTGTTGTGGAAAAGATGTGTAAAACAAGTGGAAAATATGTTTAAAAAATCTAAAGAAGAGATGCAAAAGTTGTGGAATAGTGTTCTAATAAATGTAGAAAAAAAATTAAACAATCCAAGAGCTTTTGAGATTTGGATAAAACCAGTTTTGTTAAGAGAAATTGAAGATAAAACTCTAAAACTTGAACTTCCAGCCGTAACATTTGAAAAAGGGTTTATACCTTTTCTTGGTATGATAAAAGAAGAGTTTTATATACTCGAACAATGGTATCCAGAGGTAGAACTTGTTTATAGAGAAGAGCAGAGTACTCCTAAAAAAGTAGAGTCAGAATTAAAGTTAAACCCTGCTTATACATTTGAACAATTTATAGTAGGTCAAAGCAACAGGTTTGCTCACTCTGCTGCGCTTGCTGTTGCCCAGTCTCCAGGTATAGCCTACAACCCACTTTTCTTACATGGTGGGTTTGGTCTTGGTAAAACCCATCTTATGCAAGCAATAGGACAATTTGCCATTTCAGTATCGCAAACAAATGTTCTATATATACCAGCAGAAATATATGTTAATGAGTTTATACAAAATATTAAGAACAGAACAATGCAATCCTTTAAAAACAAATTTAGGAATCTTGAATTCTTATTAATTGATGATATACACTTTATAGCTGGCAAAGAAGGTTCTCAGGAAGAGTTCTTTCACACCTTTAACTACCTATATGACCAGAGAAAACAGATTATTCTTTCAAGTGATAGGCCACCTAAAGAGATTGCTTTCCTTGAAAAAAGGCTTCTTTCAAGATTTGAATGGGGTCTTGTTGCAGATATACAGCCACCTGACTTTGAAACCAGAGTTGCTATCTTGAAAAAAAAATGTGAAAATAAAAATATCCATTTTAAAGACGAAATAATCTTTTATATTGCAGACAATATTAAAGATAATGTACGTATCCTTGAAGGAGTTTTAAACCGTATCTTTGCTTACTCCTCTCTATTAAACAAAGAAATCAATATAGAAACTTTGGACGAAATTATTAAAGGTAGTTATAAAGAAAGAAGTAAAATAGTCAATATTGATCTGATATTGGAAAAAGTGTGTGAATATTTTAGGATATCAGAAGAAGAGATTAAGAGTAAAAGGAGAGTTAAAAATATTTTGGTTCCACGGCAGATAGCAATGTTTTTAAGTAAAGAACTTACAAACAATTCTTTAAATTCCATAGCAGCTA
Proteins encoded in this region:
- a CDS encoding SEC-C domain-containing protein, producing the protein MLASIRKEILSYLLKIQISADAKVPIKRGSTPPQVAYDHKTFGQFDVLSSKKEETQTATLNTKEAQPELQTVENTTYVRTQDKVGRNQPCPCGSGKKYKRCCGKDV
- the dnaA gene encoding chromosomal replication initiator protein DnaA gives rise to the protein MFKKSKEEMQKLWNSVLINVEKKLNNPRAFEIWIKPVLLREIEDKTLKLELPAVTFEKGFIPFLGMIKEEFYILEQWYPEVELVYREEQSTPKKVESELKLNPAYTFEQFIVGQSNRFAHSAALAVAQSPGIAYNPLFLHGGFGLGKTHLMQAIGQFAISVSQTNVLYIPAEIYVNEFIQNIKNRTMQSFKNKFRNLEFLLIDDIHFIAGKEGSQEEFFHTFNYLYDQRKQIILSSDRPPKEIAFLEKRLLSRFEWGLVADIQPPDFETRVAILKKKCENKNIHFKDEIIFYIADNIKDNVRILEGVLNRIFAYSSLLNKEINIETLDEIIKGSYKERSKIVNIDLILEKVCEYFRISEEEIKSKRRVKNILVPRQIAMFLSKELTNNSLNSIAAKFGAKDHTTVMHSCKKIRILYNSDDYTKRVVEDIKSSLLDT